A segment of the Micromonospora sediminicola genome:
CGGTGCCGCCGTCCACCCGTCGCTTCATGGCCCGGGCCCGGCAGCGGCGGATGCGGGCGGCGCTGCCCTGGGCGGTCGCCGCCGCGGTGGCGGCCGTCGCCGGGCTGGTCGCCTGGACGGTGCTCGGCACCGGCCTGTTCGGCGTGCGCGACGTCCGGGTGGTCGGCGCCCGCACGGTCACGCCGGTGGAGATCCGGGACGCCGCGGCGGTGCCGGACAACGCGCCGCTGGCCCGGGTGGACCTGGCCGCGACCGCGCGCCGGGTGGGCGCGCTGCCGCCGGTGGCGCGGGCCACGGTGGAGCGGGACTGGCCGGGGACGCTGGTGATCCGGGTCGAGGAGCGGGTGCCGGTGGCGGCGGTGCCGCAGGGCGAGCGGTTCGCGGTGGTCGACAACTCCGGTGTGGTCTTCCAGCACCTGGACCAGGCGCCGGCGGGGCTGCCGCTGGTCCGGGTCGCGCGCCCGGGCCCGGACGACCCCGGCACCCGGGCCGGGCTGGCGGTGCTGGCCGCGCTCGGTCCGAAGCTGCGCGCGGAGCTGGTCGCGGTCGACGTGGCCGGGCTGGCCCGGATCACGTTGCTGCTGCGCGGCGACCGCGAGGTGTTCTGGGGGGACGCCTCGCGCGGCCCGGAGAAGTCCACGGTGGCCACCGCGTTGCTGGGGCGCCGGGCCGACCGGATCGACGTCAGCGCCCCGGACGTGGTCACGTTCCAGTAGCCCCGGTGCGGCGAGCGGCTCTTGTGTCCCGGGTCGCTCGGTCGGCGACACGCCGGAAGGGTCCTTGGCTCCTGGCGCGGCGGCGCATACGTTGCCCCGAAGAGATCAGTGGTTGACATAGCCCTAAGCCTCTAGTAGAGGGTGAGGGTTCAGCCGTCGGAGAGTTCAGGGCAGATGCTCCGCCGCTGGTCCGGCCAAGCCGTGTGGGGTCGGCCCATGCCAATCTCGAAGGGAAAGGACCGGAGATGACACCTCCGCACAACTACCTGGCGGTCATCAAGGTCGTCGGCATCGGGGGTGGCGGCGTGAACGCCGTCAACCGGATGATCGAGGTTGGGCTCAAGGGCGTCGAGTTCATCGCGATCAACACCGATGCGCAGGCGCTGCTGATGAGCGACGCCGACGTGAAGCTCGACGTGGGCCGGGAGCTGACCCGGGGGCTGGGTGCCGGCGCCAACCCGGACGTCGGCAAGAACGCCGCCGAGGACCACCGGGACGAGATCGAGGAGGTGCTCAAGGGCGCCGACATGGTCTTCGTGACCTGCGGCGAGGGCGGCGGCACCGGCACCGGCGGCGCGCCGGTGGTGGCGAACATCGCCCGCAAGCTCGGCGCGCTCACCATCGGCGTGGTCACCCGGCCGTTCTCGTTCGAGGGCAAGCGCCGCCAGGTGCAGGCCGAGGCGGGGATCGAGGAGCTGCGCAACCAGTGCGACACGCTCATCGTCATCCCGAACGACCGGCTGCTGGCCCTCGGCGACCGCAACATCTCCATGATGGACGCGTTCCGCACCGCGGACCAGGTGCTGCTCTCCGGTGTCCAGGGCATCACCGACCTGATCACCACGCCGGGTCTGATCAACCTGGACTTCGCCGACGTGAAGAGCGTGATGAGCGGCGCCGGCAGCGCGCTCATGGGCATCGGCAGCGCCCGGGGCGAGAACCGCGCCGTGGAGGCGGCCGAGGCGGCCATCTCCAGCCCGCTGCTGGAGCAGAGCATGGACGGCGCGCGGGGCGTGCTGCTCTCCATCGCCGGCGGCTCGGACCTCGGCCTGTTCGAGATCAACGACGCGGCGCAGCTGGTCACCGACGCGGCCCACCCGGACGCGAACATCATCTTCGGCGCGGTCATCGACGACGCGCTCGGCGACGAGGTGCGGGTGACCGTGATCGCGGCCGGCTTCGACGGGGGCGCTCCGGCGTACAAGGCGGTCGAGCCGCCGCGCAAGAGCAACCAGAACCCGCCGGCGCAGTCGAACGCGCCGGTGAGCCCGCCGGCCACCATGCCGGCCCCGCAGCAGCCGTCGCGCCGGGTGCTCTTCGACGATGTCGACGTGCCCGATTTCCTCAAGAACGGGTCCTGAGCCGCCCCGATGACGGAGTCACCCCTGACGGTGCGGCCGGAGCGTCGCACCGAGCTCGCGGCCGGGCTGGCCCGGGTCCGGTCCCGGATCGCGGACGCCTGCGCGGCGGCCGGCCGGTCCCCGGACTCGGTCACCCTGGTCGCGGTCACCAAGACGTACCCGGCGGTCGACGTGCTCGCGCTGGCCGAGCTGGGGGTGCGCGACGTGGGGGAGAACCGGGACCAGGAGGCGGCGCCGAAGGCGGCGGCGGTGGCCGCCGCCGGGGCCGCGCCGCGCTGGCACTTCATCGGCCAGCTGCAACGCAACAAGGCCCGGTCGGTGGTCCGGTACGCCGACGTGGTCCAGTCGGTCGACAGCGTCCGGCTGGCCGCCGCGCTCGGCACCGCCGCGACCGCCGCCCGGGACCGGCCGTTGGACGTGTTGGTGCAGGTGAGCATCGACGGCGACGCGGCCCGGGGCGGGGCGCTGCCGGGCCTGGCCGACCCCGATCGGGGGCTCGACCCGGTGGCCGCGGCGGTGGCCGGCGCGGACGGGCTGCGGCTGGCCGGTCTGATGGCGGTGGCCCCGCTGGGCTGGGAGCCGGACCGGGCGTTCGCCCGGCTGGCCGAGGTGGCGGCGCGGCTGCGCGGCGACCATCCGGGCGCCACGGTGCTGTCGGCGGGGATGAGCGGCGACCTGGAGAGCGCTGTCGCGCACGGCGCGACACATGTCCGCGTCGGCAGCGCGTTGCTCGGAATGCGCCCCACGCTGGGGTAGCCTGACCACGACGGAAGCAAATTACATCAGTGTTGTTCAGGACGGCGTTCCCGTAGCCGGGGGCCGTGGCGGGCGGGCCGCGAACCGCACGTCAGGGGATTGCCGATCCGGTCCGGTGGGCATGATCGTCCACTCGTGATCAAGCGACACGGCACGGGGGCGCGTGCCGCACGGCGGACGGAAGGGCGCGGGGATGGGTGCACTGCGCAAGGCGGGGGTCTGGCTCGGTCTCGTCGAGGAGGACGACGAGCGGGCGTACGAGGACGGTGGCTACGACAAGGGTGGCTACCGGGACTCGTCGCGCTACCGGTCGAGCCGGTACGCCGAGGAGTTCGCCGACGAGGACGACGACGAGGCCGACGAGCCGCCGACGACCCGGAGCCGGGTCGGCGAGCGGGGTCGGCTGAGCGAGCGCACCGGCCGCGCCGTCGACGCCGACCGGTCCGAGGTCGAGCGCCCGGAGCGGACCGAGCGGACCGAGCGCTCCAGCGTCCG
Coding sequences within it:
- a CDS encoding cell division protein FtsQ/DivIB — its product is MSPGPARGRTSGQDGGSGRRSPVRRWQLVRAGADAVPPSTRRFMARARQRRMRAALPWAVAAAVAAVAGLVAWTVLGTGLFGVRDVRVVGARTVTPVEIRDAAAVPDNAPLARVDLAATARRVGALPPVARATVERDWPGTLVIRVEERVPVAAVPQGERFAVVDNSGVVFQHLDQAPAGLPLVRVARPGPDDPGTRAGLAVLAALGPKLRAELVAVDVAGLARITLLLRGDREVFWGDASRGPEKSTVATALLGRRADRIDVSAPDVVTFQ
- the ftsZ gene encoding cell division protein FtsZ, with translation MTPPHNYLAVIKVVGIGGGGVNAVNRMIEVGLKGVEFIAINTDAQALLMSDADVKLDVGRELTRGLGAGANPDVGKNAAEDHRDEIEEVLKGADMVFVTCGEGGGTGTGGAPVVANIARKLGALTIGVVTRPFSFEGKRRQVQAEAGIEELRNQCDTLIVIPNDRLLALGDRNISMMDAFRTADQVLLSGVQGITDLITTPGLINLDFADVKSVMSGAGSALMGIGSARGENRAVEAAEAAISSPLLEQSMDGARGVLLSIAGGSDLGLFEINDAAQLVTDAAHPDANIIFGAVIDDALGDEVRVTVIAAGFDGGAPAYKAVEPPRKSNQNPPAQSNAPVSPPATMPAPQQPSRRVLFDDVDVPDFLKNGS
- a CDS encoding YggS family pyridoxal phosphate-dependent enzyme, with product MTESPLTVRPERRTELAAGLARVRSRIADACAAAGRSPDSVTLVAVTKTYPAVDVLALAELGVRDVGENRDQEAAPKAAAVAAAGAAPRWHFIGQLQRNKARSVVRYADVVQSVDSVRLAAALGTAATAARDRPLDVLVQVSIDGDAARGGALPGLADPDRGLDPVAAAVAGADGLRLAGLMAVAPLGWEPDRAFARLAEVAARLRGDHPGATVLSAGMSGDLESAVAHGATHVRVGSALLGMRPTLG